A stretch of Ascochyta rabiei chromosome 6, complete sequence DNA encodes these proteins:
- a CDS encoding Hsp70 protein that interacts with Zuo1p yields the protein MSAQADPAQRVAIGISFGNSYSSIAFTSSEGKAEVIANEDGDRQIPSILSYVEGEELHGGQAKSQLVRNPKNTVAYFRDFLGQDFKSIDPTPAHQSAHPVDKDNTVAFTIRDSEADKENTVSVGDITARHLKRLRSSASDYLGKDVNAAVVTVPTNFSDAQKDALKTAAKDAGIEVLQFINEATAAVLAYDARPDAKLTDKILVVADLGGTRSDVTVIASRGGIYTILAAVHDFDVSGSKLDAVLIDYFAKEFVKKHKSAGDPRENDRSLAKLKLECESVKKALSIGQSANFSVESLAGGVDFTATINRTRYDLLGSKHFAAFARLVSHAVEKAELDPLDISEIILAGGNSHTPKVASAVGAVFPESTTVLAPSTSSIALNPSELAVRGAAIQASLIQEFEADDIEQSLHPMVTVTPHLATAIGVLCISGDESNGVFHAIVDAETPLPVRRTATITTPREGGDVLIKLVEGSRHIKVTKPEPKPKAEKAADDSDDDDDSDDDDEEELREKTWKIGSALSEAALRGVKKGAKVEVQINVANDLSVTALFREVGGKGGVRGQVQGKAS from the exons atGAGCGCACAGGCAGACCCCGCCCAGCGGGTTGCGATTGGCATCTCGTTCGGAAACTCGTACAGCTCCATTGCCTTTACCTCGAGC GAGGGCAAGGCCGAGGTCATTGCCAACGAGGACGGCGACCGCCAGATCCCCTCGATCCTCTCGTAcgtcgagggcgaggagCTGCACGGCGGCCAGGCCAAGAGCCAGCTCGTGCGCAACCCAAAGAACACGGTCGCCTACTTCCGCGACTTCCTGGGCCAAGA CTTCAAGTCGATCGACCCCACCCCCGCCCACCAGTCGGCGCACCCTGTCGACAAGGACAACACAGTCGCCTTCACCATCCGCGACAGCGAAGCGGACAAGGAGAACACCGTCTCCGTCGGCGACATCACAGCCCGTCACCTGAAGAGGCTGCGCTCCTCCGCCTCCGACTACCTGGGCAAGGACGTCAACGCCGCCGTCGTCACCGTGCCCACCAACTTCTCCGATGCCCAGAAGGACGCCCTCAAGACCGCCGCCAAGGACGCCGGCATCGAGGTCCTGCAGTTCATCAACGAGGCCACCGCTGCCGTCCTCGCCTACGACGCCCGCCCCGACGCAAAGCTCACCGACAAGATCCTCGTTGTCGCTGACCTCGGTGGCACCCGCTCCGACGTGACCGTCATTGCCTCGCGCGGCGGCATCTACACCATCCTGGCCGCCGTCCACGACTTCGACGTCAGCGGCTCCAAGCTCGACGCCGTCCTCATCGACTACTTCGCCAAGGAGTTTGTCAAGAAGCACAAGTCCGCTGGCGACCCCCGTGAGAACGACCGGTCGCTGGCCAAGCTGAAGCTCGAGTGCGAGTCGGTCAAGAAGGCCCTCTCCATCGGACAGTCGGCCAACTTCTCCGTCGAGAGCTTGGCTGGCGGCGTCGACTTCACCGCCACCATCAACCGCACACGCTACGACTTGCTCGGAAGCAAGCACTTTGCTGCCTTCGCCCGCCTCGTCTCCCACGCCGTCGAGAAGGCCGAGCTCGACCCCCTCGACATCTCCGAGATCATCCTGGCTGGCGGCAACTCGCACACTCCCAAGGTCGCCTCCGCCGTCGGCGCCGTCTTCCCCGAGTCCACCACCGTTCTGGCCCCCTCTACCTCGTCGATTGCCCTCAACCCTTCAGAGCTCGCTGTCCGCGGTGCCGCTATCCAGGCCAGCCTGATCCAGGAGTTCGAGGCCGACGACATTGAGCAGAGCCTGCACCCCATGGTCACCGTCACACCGCACCTCGCGACCGCCATCGGTGTGCTCTGCATCTCGGGCGACGAGTCCAACGGCGTCTTCCACGCCATTGTCGACGCCGAGACACCCCTGCCCGTCCGCCGTACCGCAACCATCACAACACCAAGGGAAGGCGGCGACGTTCTCATCAAGCTCGTCGAGGGCTCGCGACACATCAAGGTCACCAAGCCCGAGCCCAAGCCCAAGGCCGAAAAGGCCGCCGAcgacagcgacgacgacgacgacagcgacgacgacgacgaggaggagcTGCGGGAGAAGACGTGGAAGATTGGCTCCGCCCTCAGCGAGGCCGCTCTCCGCGGCGTCAAGAAGGGCGCCAAGGTCGAGGTCCAGATCAACGTTGCAAACGACTTGAGCGTCACCGCCCTGTTCCGCGAAGTCGGCGGGAAAGGCGGCGTCCGCGGCCAGGTGCAGGGGAAAGCCAGCTAG
- a CDS encoding exosome non-catalytic core subunit rrp40, whose product MAVATSRAVVLPGDAIPQHALPTGTGKKKTLTLGPGLRHVPPNTVTTTVAGTLVTDNRKNAALVEYNSGRYTPFAGDLVIATVNGSAAENFNCLLTPETPPAALPHLAFEGATKKTRPQLPPNSLVYCRVAAAGKDQPPELTCVDPSTGKGEGLGPLKGGMLFKISLGMARRMLAPKSELALLDVVGAQVGFDIAVGRNGLVHVDGGNVKTTLAVGRGIQEVDQKALGESAQRKLAADILKSL is encoded by the exons ATGGCCGTGGCCACATCCCGCGCCGTCGTCCTGCCCGGCGACGCCATCCCCCAGCACGCCCTGCCCACGGGCACcggcaagaagaagacgctCACCCTGGGCCCCGGCCTGCGACACGTCCCGCCCAACACCGTCACCACCACCGTCGCCGGCACCCTCGTCACCGACAACCGCAAGAACGCCGCCCTGGTCGAGTACAACAGCGGCCGG TACACGCCCTTCGCCGGCGACCTCGTCATAGCCACCGTCAACGGCTCCGCCGCAGAGAACTTCAACTGCCTGCTCACCCCCGAGACCCCTCCCGCCGCCCTCCCCCACCTCGCCTTCGAGGGCGCCACCAAGAAGACCCGCCCCCAGCTGCCCCCCAACTCGCTCGTCTACTGCCgcgtcgccgccgccggcAAGGACCAGCCGCCCGAGCTCACCTGCGTCGACCCCTCGACAGGCAAGGGCGAGGGCCTGGGCCCCCTCAAGGGCGGCATGCTGTTCAAGATCAGCCTGGGCATGGCCCGGCGCATGCTGGCCCCCAAGAGCGAGCTGGCCCTGCTCGACGTCGTGGGCGCCCAAGTCGGCTTCGACATCGCCGTCGGGAGGAACGGCCTGGTGCATGTCGACGGCGGGAACGTGAAGACCACCTTGGCCGTCGGCAGGGGCATCCAGGAGGTGGACCAGAAGGCGCTCGGTGAGAGTGCCCAGCGCAAGCTCGCGGCTGACATCCTGAAGAGCCTCTGA
- a CDS encoding MFS siderochrome iron transporter 1, giving the protein MRNPFRSGPHLEHPVGEHETKDINKAVEAGQAPVVDVKHPVDNSDGSSSIESFTAGAQDGVKKMEATTTVWDKKSLIAAYILMWVVTFVDAMQQGASFSLSAYVTSSFALHSLTAYTGVMSGIIGGVLKLPLAKILDIFGRPQGYAIMVAFLVVGLIMMAACNNVQTYAAAQIFYWIGYNGISYTIGIFVADTSHLKNRGFMFAYVSSPYIITVWITGPLATAFVNGPGWRWFYGAFAIITTVVNVPLLALFWVNYRKAVRAGTIVPTKSTRTFMESLKHYLIEFDAGGLFLLMGGLVFFLLPFSLWSYQDGLWNSALVISFFIVGGLMLIGFVLYEKFVAPKTFVPYEVLLDRTVLGACIVSGVFFISFYCWNAYFFSFLQVVSGLNITEATYVTNIYSIGSCFWSLFVGALIRWTGRFKWLAMYFGVPVTMLGTGLMIHFRQPDVDVGWVVMSQIFIAFAGGAIVITEQIAAMAATTHQYVAVVLAIEGMFSSVGGAIGGSVSAALWTGLFPANLARYLPAEAQADAATIYGDLTKQLSYPKGTPTRYAIEQAYGESQKYMAVASTAILVVAIGGVLMWRDINVKNFKQVKGRVL; this is encoded by the exons ATGCGCAACCCCTTCAGATCTGGTCCTCATCTCGAGCACCCGGTCGGCGAACATGAGACGAAAGACATCAACAAGGCAGTCGAGGCTGGCCAAGCGCCAGTAGTTGACGTCAAACACCCGGTCGACAACTCAGATGGTAGCAGTAGCATCGAGTCCTTCACCGCTGGAGCGCAAGATGGTGTCAAAAAGATGGAGGCTACGACTACTGTGTGGGACAAGAAGTCTCTCATTGCTGCGTACATTCTAATGTGGGTTGTCACATTTGTGGACGCAATGCAACAGGGTGCTTCATTCTCGCTGAGCGCCTACGTTACCAGCTCTTTCGCTCTCCACTCGTTGACAGCCTATACTGGAGTCATGTCTGGAATCATCGGCGGGGTGCTCAAACTTCCTCTGGCCAAGATTCTAGATATTTTTGGACGCCCTCAAGGCTACGCTATCATGGTCGCTTTCTTGGTCGTGGGTTTGATCATGATGGCAGCCTGCAACAATGTGCAAACCTACGCAGCGGCGCAGATCTTCTACTGGATTGG TTACAACGGAATATCGTACACCATCGGTATCTTCGTTGCTGACACCTCTCACCTGAAGAACCGTGGCTTTATGTTCGCGTACGTCAGCTCTCCGTACATAATCACTGTCTGGATCACTGGACCCTTGGCTACTGCGTTCGTCAACGGGCCCGGTTGGCGCTGGTTCTATGGAGCTTTCGCCATCATAACTACCGTCGTCAATGTCCCCTTACTGGCGCTCTTCTGGGTGAACTACCGCAAGGCGGTGCGCGCCGGGACCATTGTTCCAACCAAGAGCACCCGCACCTTCATGGAGTCTCTGAAACACTATCTCATCGAGTTCGATGCTGGCGGTCTCTTCCTCCTTATGGGTGGCCTGGTATTCTTCCTCTTGCCCTTCAGCTTGTGGTCGTATCAAGATGGCCTCTGGAACTCCGCCCTTGTCATCTCGTTCTTCATCGTTGGTGGTCTGATGCTCATTGGCTTCGTGCTGTACGAGAAGTTTGTTGCCCCAAAGACCTTCGTTCCTTATGAAGTTCTTCTCGATCGTACAGTACTCGGCGCATGTATCGTGTCAGGCGTATTCTTCATCAGCTTTTACTGCTGGAACGcctacttcttctccttcctcCAGGTTGTAAGCGGACTGAACATCACCGAGGCGACCTACGTCACCAACATCTACAGCATCGGCTCGTGTTTCTGGTCTCTCTTTGTCGGTGCGCTGATCAGATGGACTGGTCGTTTCAAGTGGCTAGCTATGTACTTTGGTGTCCCAGTAACCATGCTTGGAACCGGCTTAATGATACACTTCAGACAGCCCGATGTGGATGTCGGCTGGGTGGTCATGAGTCAGATCTTCATCGCTTTCGCAGGTGGCGCTATTGTCATCACTGAGCAGATCGCTGCCATGGCAGCAACAACTCACCAGTATGTCGCTGTGGTGCTGGCGATCGAAGGAATGTTCTCCAGCGTAGGTGGCGCGATTGGAGGCTCCGTTTCAGCAGCATTGTGGACTGGATTGTTTCCTGCAAACCTGGCAAGATATTTACCTGCTGAGGCACAGGCGGATGCTGCAACCATCTATGGCGATCTCACGAAGCAACTGTCCTACCCCAAGGGAACCCCGACAAGGTATGCGATTGAGCAGGCATACGGTGAATCGCAGAAGTACATGGCTGTTGCTTCAACAGCGATCTTGGTAGTTGCTATCGGAGGTGTTCTGATGTGGAGAG ATATCAACGTCAAGAACTTCAAGCAGGTCAAGGGTCGTGTCTTGTAG
- a CDS encoding Xylan 1,4-beta-xylosidase, whose product MPLVRNPILPGFNADPSILRVKDDYYIATSTFEWYPGVQIHHSRDLANWELVTRPLNRKSQLDMRGNPDSCGVWAPCLSHDGEKFYLVYTDVKRKDGSFKDTPNYIVTADRIEGPWSDPFYVNSSGFDPSLFHDDNGKKWFVNMLQDHRRRPRSFAGIRLQEWDSQTSKLVGPTKTVFYGTELDLVEGPHLYKRNGWYYLLTAEGGTAYEHACTLARSRNIWGPYELHPQKYIVTSKDAPLAALQRAGHGDIVETPEGKVYLVHLTGRPTTQNRRCILGRETAIQEAYWSDDDWLYIKDGPVPSLYVDLPASRDDTAYWAEQRYTFSTSEGLHNDLQWLRTPEPERIFSVNDGELQLTGRESIGSWFEQALVARRQTHFSYDAETTLTFSPTDERQFAGLTAYYCRFNFFYLTITADADGNRELLILTSEASWPDGDLKMPLAEPVKIPQEGKVRLALSIRGKALQFSYALEGEELKNIGPVYDASILSDECGGHQAHGSFTGAFVGVAASDLNGTETKAGFDYFVYRPVAHDSDRYDV is encoded by the coding sequence ATGCCGCTTGTACGAAACCCTATCTTGCCAGGCTTCAACGCCGATCCGTCCATCCTCCGCGTCAAAGACGACTACTATATCGCTACATCCACATTTGAATGGTATCCTGGTGTCCAAATCCATCACTCCAGAGATTTGGCAAACTGGGAGCTCGTGACACGACCTCTGAACAGAAAAAGTCAGCTTGATATGCGTGGCAATCCAGATAGTTGTGGAGTTTGGGCTCCGTGCTTAAGTCACGATGGTGAGAAGTTTTATCTGGTGTACACCGACGTCAAGCGAAAAGACGGTTCCTTCAAGGACACACCAAATTACATCGTTACCGCAGATCGTATTGAAGGTCCCTGGTCAGATCCGTTCTATGTCAATTCCTCGGGATTTGATCCATCACTCTTTCATGACGACAATGGCAAGAAGTGGTTTGTCAACATGTTGCAAGACCACCGTCGTCGTCCAAGATCCTTTGCAGGTATACGGTTGCAAGAGTGGGATTCCCAAACCAGTAAACTAGTTGGTCCAACTAAGACTGTTTTTTATGGCACTGAGCTGGACTTAGTAGAAGGCCCGCATCTCTACAAAAGGAATGGTTGGTACTATCTCCTCACTGCTGAAGGTGGGACGGCATACGAGCACGCCTGCACTCTAGCCCGGTCCCGCAACATCTGGGGGCCTTACGAACTGCATCCGCAGAAGTACATTGTCACATCCAAGGACGCCCCCCTTGCTGCCCTGCAAAGAGCTGGCCACGGCGATATCGTTGAGACTCCAGAGGGAAAAGTGTATCTCGTCCACCTTACTGGCCGTCCAACAACCCAGAATCGGCGCTGCATTCTTGGTCGTGAGACCGCGATTCAGGAAGCATATTGGAGCGATGACGACTGGTTGTACATCAAGGATGGTCCTGTCCCATCTCTTTACGTCGATCTGCCCGCATCTCGTGACGACACAGCTTACTGGGCCGAGCAACGGTACACATTCTCCACTTCTGAAGGTCTGCATAATGACCTTCAATGGCTGCGCACACCCGAACCAGAGCGCATCTTCAGTGTCAATGACGGCGAACTACAGCTCACCGGCCGCGAATCGATCGGTAGTTGGTTTGAGCAAGCTCTCGTTGCGCGGCGCCAAACGCATTTTTCATACGATGCAGAGACGACACTCACTTTCTCGCCAACCGACGAGAGGCAATTTGCAGGGCTGACAGCGTACTATTGCCGTTTCAACTTCTTCTACCTGACCATCACCGCGGATGCAGATGGCAATCGCGAACTGCTTATCTTGACTTCCGAGGCATCGTGGCCAGACGGTGATTTGAAGATGCCTCTTGCGGAACCTGTGAAGATCCCGCAAGAGGGAAAGGTGAGGTTGGCCCTCAGCATCCGTGGAAAGGCACTGCAATTCTCGTATGCGTTGGAAGGAGAGGAGCTGAAGAATATTGGGCCGGTGTACGATGCAAGTATTCTCAGCGATGAGTGTGGAGGGCACCAGGCGCATGGCAGCTTTACGGGTGCGTTTGTAGGTGTTGCGGCCAGTGATTTAAACGGAACGGAGACGAAGGCCGGGTTTGACTATTTCGTTTACAGGCCAGTAGCACATGACTCAGATCGGTATGATGTTTGA
- a CDS encoding Acid phosphatase: protein MLSSALLTLAVANAANAAYSFDPLYHLAGIAPYFEDPQSDPATPQGCNVTRAAYLVRHAAIYANDFDYEEYIEPFTDKLGNMSVNWKSAGPLSFLAKWQTPISDEELEDLTTVGRLESYKLGTEIRLRYPGLKNPKKVWTSTAERTELSAKSFIEGLVTQSNETERVTVSEDDSEGADSLTPYKGCPKYSSSFGSKQSGEFQDVYTKPIIERLRDFAPGFNFTANDITAMQQLCGYETVIRGSSPFCSLELFSADEWLQFEYMNDIQYFYNTGYGNEISGVLGFPWLNATAQSLLADNSTQDMYVSFTHRELPPTVAVALGIFNNTEFAGAANINATMPLTKQNYQRAWKSSRILPFLTNIAIERMTCDSYGYPAGTYVRVLVNQDPQPLECAVGPGDSCSEGSFTEFIQQRGELFGGYTEKCAPTEYNNSTDVLTIYN, encoded by the exons ATGCTTTCCTCAGCGCTCCTCACCCTCGCAGTGGCTAACGCCGCCAACGCCGCATACTCATTTGATCCTCTGTATCATTTGGCTGGT ATTGCTCCGTACTTTGAAGACCCTCAATCGGATCCTGCTACACCTCAAGGCTGCAATGTCACTCGCGCAGCCTACCTTGTTCGCCATGCTGCCATTTACGCGAACGACTTCGACTACGAGGAGTACATTGAGCCTTTCACAGACAAGCTGGGCAACATGTCTGTGAACTGGAAGTCTGCGGGGCCTTTGTCTTTCCTGGCAAAGTGGCAGACACCTATCTCGGATGAGGAGCTGGAGGACCTGACCACTGTTGGCCGTCTTGAGTCTTACAAGCTGGGCACCGAGATTCGTCTAAGATATCCCGGATTGAAGAACCCTAAGAAGGTGTGGACATCAACGGCTGAGCGCACAGAACTTAGTGCCAAGTCCTTCATCGAGGGCCTGGTCACGCAAAGCAACGAGACCGAGCGCGTCACAGTATCAGAAGACGACTCAGAGGGTGCCGACTCTTTGACTCCTTACAAGGGCTGCCCCAAGTACAGCTCCTCGTTCGGCAGCAAGCAGTCAGGAGAGTTCCAGGACGTATACACAAAGCCAATCATTGAGCGCCTCCGCGACTTTGCACCTGGATTCAACTTCACTGCCAACGACATCACAGCCATGCAGCAGTTGTGCGGCTACGAAACCGTTATCCGCGGCTCGTCCCCCTTCTGTTCGCTTGAGCTTTTCAGCGCAGACGAGTGGCTCCAGTTTGAATACATGAACGACATCCAGTACTTCTACAACACTGGCTACGGCAACGAGATCTCCGGCGTTCTCGGATTCCCTTGGTTGAACGCCACCGCACAATCCCTGCTCGCCGACAACTCCACCCAGGACATGTATGTCTCGTTCACGCACCGCGAGTTGCCACCCACCGTCGCCGTTGCCCTTGGCATCTTCAACAACACCGAATTCGCAGGAGCCGCCAACATCAACGCCACCATGCCGCTTACAAAACAAAACTACCAGCGCGCATGGAAGTCCTCACGCATCCTTCCGTTCCTCACCAACATCGCCATCGAGCGCATGACCTGCGACAGCTACGGCTACCCCGCCGGAACCTACGTCCGCGTCCTCGTCAACCAGGACCCGCAGCCGCTCGAGTGCGCTGTTGGCCCTGGCGACAGCTGCTCCGAGGGTTCATTCACCGAATTCATTCAGCAGAGGGGCGAGCTGTTCGGCGGGTACACGGAGAAGTGCGCACCGACAGAGTACAACAACTCTACGGATGTTTTGACTATTTACAACTAG